A segment of the Lelliottia amnigena genome:
TCGGATGCGGACACCTTTGTCGCCGCGAGCCGCAGCCAGCAAACCACGCTACTTGAGCAATGGGCCGTCAGCCCGGATTCGTCGCGTTTGCCGCTGTTGCAGGCGCTGCAGAAAGAAAATCTCTTTGTTGATACACAAAAGCACGCGTTTACGCGCGTGAAGGGGCAACTTTCCGCCCTTGGGGAAAGCGCCCAGGCAGAGGGCGAACCGAAGGCGGTCCGTCTTACCAATCGCCTGCGCAATCTCTCCTCCACTGCACTGGCCACGCATCAGCTCGTCAGTGACAACGTCACGGAAAGGTTGAACGCAGCGATACAACTGCAGCGCGATGCCACGCCGGCGATGCTGAATTTATTACAGCAGCGTCTGCAGGCGGAACAAGACGACAAGGTTCGTGCCGCGCTGGAAGCGGCGCTGGCGAATCTGCTTCTCGCCAGTCCGCAG
Coding sequences within it:
- a CDS encoding inner-membrane translocator — its product is MSVMRMFVAIVWLAGLLPGMAQASDADTFVAASRSQQTTLLEQWAVSPDSSRLPLLQALQKENLFVDTQKHAFTRVKGQLSALGESAQAEGEPKAVRLTNRLRNLSSTALATHQLVSDNVTERLNAAIQLQRDATPAMLNLLQQRLQAEQDDKVRAALEAALANLLLASPQAEVRLQAVALLGHSTDPETQARLTPFTQTQTEPDARVREAAADSLRQIQHRLLIGDLLGQAFMGCHSDRCCCWRRSGWRSPTDCWASSIWRTARC